A genomic window from Salvelinus sp. IW2-2015 linkage group LG13, ASM291031v2, whole genome shotgun sequence includes:
- the LOC111971465 gene encoding ras-related protein Rab-35 yields the protein MAGPGKDYNHLFKLLIIGDSNVGKSSLLLRFADNSFSGSYITTIGVDFKIRTVDIDGERVKLQIWDTAGQERFRTITSTYYRNTHGVIIVYDVTNPESFVNVKRWLNEITQNCDNVCKILVGNKNDDPSKKQVDSHDAMRFGESVGVRVFETSAKENINVEEMFMAFTHMVLRTKKQSQSRAEREREREKETVDINSHRHRERRKRGKKCC from the exons ATGGCGGGCCCGGGAAAGGACTACAACCATCTCTTCAAACTGCTCATCATTGGAGACTCCA ATGTAGGGAAAAGCAGTCTACTACTACGATTTGCAGATAACTCCTTCTCTG GCAGCTACATCACTACAATTGGTGTGGACTTTAAGATCCGTACGGTGGACATAGACGGGGAGCGAGTCAAACTGCAGATCTGGGACACGGCGGGCCAGGAACGCTTCAGGACCATCACTTCAAC GTATTACAGAAATACCCACGGTGTGATTATTGTTTATGACGTCACCAACCCAGAGTCGTTTGTGAATGTGAAGAGGTGGCTTAATGAGATCACTCAGAACTGTGACAACGTCTGTAAGATCCTAG TGGGGAACAAGAATGACGACCCCTCAAAGAAGCAGGTGGACTCCCATGATGCAATGCGTTTCGGGGAGTCGGTGGGCGTCCGGGTATTTGAGACGAGTGCCAAAGAAAATATCAACGTGGAAGAG atGTTTATGGCTTTCACTCACATGGTCCTTCGGACAAAGAAGCAGAGTCAGAGTcgtgcagagagagagcgggaacgaGAGAAGGAAACGGTTGACATCAactctcacagacacagagagaggaggaagagggggaagaagtGTTGCTGA
- the LOC111971466 gene encoding E3 ubiquitin-protein ligase RNF25-like isoform X1 gives MLFYRKYLTSHKIKEITRWGGGDFRAQHRSVERRWPLKASEFVDESVVLSEIEVLQSIYLDELQINRRDAGGWEVSLVLYPSTGEDSFSQFVRLTLTLTLDLQYXCSPPSISIHNPRGLSDDKLCSVQKCLQKEAVSCLGSAVLYQLIEKAKEILTESNIPHGNXVICLYGFKDGEAFTKXRCYHYFHSHCLGRYITHSETELQEREKELEQDKTRERTXEELTVVCPVCREPLTYNVDQLLSNXAPSFPKLEGAVMGVEFRQKWAELQNLLERQKAKGGIIDTEAESNRFLIHINEPPPDSDNVSADGNASPSQSLPSLPPASTNQITAPKLQHAGHSHRRGGLGHQYRHQVPQGHFRGPRRGGRGRPEAGRXRPHTHPGTPVPPTDHLDKLSLSSEKHDNLYSAPPANFHNAPIKARLHEXSSHPDLGQAQLSQLEKEEGEGRTELGLQEAPVPKDGQPISKSSLDTSKIDIPSSNGIEMEPGRGHRERGRRRVPRGSVQQPDQWQERHFRGTDQWDARGSGYHRYWDGRGQRSRGVANYPRSREGRAHMAGGRGFHQSVVEGDVGRDAAAL, from the exons atgttgttctatagaaagtatttgactagccacaaaattaaAGAAATTACAAGGTGGGGAGGGGGAGATTTTCGGGCACAACACCGGTCGGTGGAACGAAGATGGCCGCTGAAAGCGAGTGAGTTTGTTGATGAGAGCGT TGTCCTSTCTGAGATTGAGGTTCTCCAGTCCATCTATCTGGATGAGCTGCAGATTAacaggagagatgctgg GGGATGGGAGGTGAGTCTGGTTCTATATCCCTCCACGGGTGAAGATTCCTTCTCTCAGTTTGTGCGACTCACCCTGACTTTGACTCTCGACTTGCAG tATCKctgctctcctccctccatttccATCCACAACCCTCGGGGTCTTTCTGATGACAAGCTGTGCAG tgtgcAGAAATGTCTGCAGAAAGAGGCGGTGTCCTGCCTGGGTTCCGCTGTGTTGTACCAGCTCATTGAG aaagCCAAAGAGATCCTGACAGAGAGCAATATTCCCCATGGGAACTGRGTCATCTGCCTTTACGGGTTTAAG GATGGGGAGGCGTTCACCAAGARCAGATGCTACCATTATTTCCACTCCCACTGCCTAGGCCGCTACATCACCCACTCTGAGACTGAGctccaggagagggagaaggagctggagcaggacaagacacggGAGAGGACRYATGAG GAGCTAACGGTTGTGTGTCCCGTGTGTAGAGAACCTCTGACTTACAACGTTGACCAGCTCCTGTCCAATRCCGCCCCTAGCTTTCCAAAG CTGGAGGGAGCGGTGATGGGGGTGGAGTTTCGGCAGAAGTGGGCTGAGCTCCAGAACCTTTTGGAGCGTCAGAAAGCAAAAGGCGGGATTATCGACACAGAGGCAGAGTCTAACCGCTTCCTCATACATATTAATGAG CCACCTCCTGACTCAGACAATGTCAGCGCTGATGGGAATGCCTCTCCCAGCCAATCACTGCCCTCCCTTCCRCCTGCCTCCACCAATCAGATCACAGCACCAAAGCTGCAACACGCTGGCCACTCACATCGCAGGGGAGGGCTAGGTCACCAGTACCGTCACCAAGTGCCGCAGGGCCACTTCAGGGGCcccaggaggggagggagaggcaggccAGAGGCAGGGCGAMGCAGGCCCCACACCCACCCAGGGACACCTGTCCCCCCCACTGACCATCTGGAcaaactctctctgtcctcagagaAACATGACAACCTTTACAGTGCTCCTCCTGCCAACTTTCACAACGCACCAATCAAAGCCAGACTTCAYGAGAWCTCTAGCCACCCAGACCTGGGACAAGCACAGTTAAGCCAATTGGAgaaggaagaaggggagggaCGTACGGAGCTAGGCCTACAAGAGGCTCCAGTTCCTAAAGACGGTCAGCCAATAAGCAAATCAAGCCTGGACACTTCTAAAATAGACATCCCATCTAGCAACGGCATTGAAATGGAGCCTGGGCGAGGCcatagggagagaggaaggaggagggtccCTCGCGGTTCAGTGCAACAGCCTGACCAATGGCAAGAGAGGCATTTCAGAGGAACAGACCAATGGGATGCTCGGGGGAGCGGGTACCATCGCTACTGGGACGGGCGAGGTCAGCGAAGCAGGGGAGTTGCCAACTACCCCCGTAGCAGAGAAGGCAGAGCTCACATGGCTGGTGGGAGGGGCTTCCATCAGAGTGTTGTAGagggagatgtggggagagaTGCTGCTGCTCTATGA
- the LOC111971466 gene encoding E3 ubiquitin-protein ligase RNF25-like isoform X2, with product MAAESDVLSEIEVLQSIYLDELQINRRDAGGWEVSLVLYPSTGEDSFSQFVRLTLTLTLDLQYXCSPPSISIHNPRGLSDDKLCSVQKCLQKEAVSCLGSAVLYQLIEKAKEILTESNIPHGNXVICLYGFKDGEAFTKXRCYHYFHSHCLGRYITHSETELQEREKELEQDKTRERTXEELTVVCPVCREPLTYNVDQLLSNXAPSFPKLEGAVMGVEFRQKWAELQNLLERQKAKGGIIDTEAESNRFLIHINEPPPDSDNVSADGNASPSQSLPSLPPASTNQITAPKLQHAGHSHRRGGLGHQYRHQVPQGHFRGPRRGGRGRPEAGRXRPHTHPGTPVPPTDHLDKLSLSSEKHDNLYSAPPANFHNAPIKARLHEXSSHPDLGQAQLSQLEKEEGEGRTELGLQEAPVPKDGQPISKSSLDTSKIDIPSSNGIEMEPGRGHRERGRRRVPRGSVQQPDQWQERHFRGTDQWDARGSGYHRYWDGRGQRSRGVANYPRSREGRAHMAGGRGFHQSVVEGDVGRDAAAL from the exons ATGGCCGCTGAAAGCGA TGTCCTSTCTGAGATTGAGGTTCTCCAGTCCATCTATCTGGATGAGCTGCAGATTAacaggagagatgctgg GGGATGGGAGGTGAGTCTGGTTCTATATCCCTCCACGGGTGAAGATTCCTTCTCTCAGTTTGTGCGACTCACCCTGACTTTGACTCTCGACTTGCAG tATCKctgctctcctccctccatttccATCCACAACCCTCGGGGTCTTTCTGATGACAAGCTGTGCAG tgtgcAGAAATGTCTGCAGAAAGAGGCGGTGTCCTGCCTGGGTTCCGCTGTGTTGTACCAGCTCATTGAG aaagCCAAAGAGATCCTGACAGAGAGCAATATTCCCCATGGGAACTGRGTCATCTGCCTTTACGGGTTTAAG GATGGGGAGGCGTTCACCAAGARCAGATGCTACCATTATTTCCACTCCCACTGCCTAGGCCGCTACATCACCCACTCTGAGACTGAGctccaggagagggagaaggagctggagcaggacaagacacggGAGAGGACRYATGAG GAGCTAACGGTTGTGTGTCCCGTGTGTAGAGAACCTCTGACTTACAACGTTGACCAGCTCCTGTCCAATRCCGCCCCTAGCTTTCCAAAG CTGGAGGGAGCGGTGATGGGGGTGGAGTTTCGGCAGAAGTGGGCTGAGCTCCAGAACCTTTTGGAGCGTCAGAAAGCAAAAGGCGGGATTATCGACACAGAGGCAGAGTCTAACCGCTTCCTCATACATATTAATGAG CCACCTCCTGACTCAGACAATGTCAGCGCTGATGGGAATGCCTCTCCCAGCCAATCACTGCCCTCCCTTCCRCCTGCCTCCACCAATCAGATCACAGCACCAAAGCTGCAACACGCTGGCCACTCACATCGCAGGGGAGGGCTAGGTCACCAGTACCGTCACCAAGTGCCGCAGGGCCACTTCAGGGGCcccaggaggggagggagaggcaggccAGAGGCAGGGCGAMGCAGGCCCCACACCCACCCAGGGACACCTGTCCCCCCCACTGACCATCTGGAcaaactctctctgtcctcagagaAACATGACAACCTTTACAGTGCTCCTCCTGCCAACTTTCACAACGCACCAATCAAAGCCAGACTTCAYGAGAWCTCTAGCCACCCAGACCTGGGACAAGCACAGTTAAGCCAATTGGAgaaggaagaaggggagggaCGTACGGAGCTAGGCCTACAAGAGGCTCCAGTTCCTAAAGACGGTCAGCCAATAAGCAAATCAAGCCTGGACACTTCTAAAATAGACATCCCATCTAGCAACGGCATTGAAATGGAGCCTGGGCGAGGCcatagggagagaggaaggaggagggtccCTCGCGGTTCAGTGCAACAGCCTGACCAATGGCAAGAGAGGCATTTCAGAGGAACAGACCAATGGGATGCTCGGGGGAGCGGGTACCATCGCTACTGGGACGGGCGAGGTCAGCGAAGCAGGGGAGTTGCCAACTACCCCCGTAGCAGAGAAGGCAGAGCTCACATGGCTGGTGGGAGGGGCTTCCATCAGAGTGTTGTAGagggagatgtggggagagaTGCTGCTGCTCTATGA